In Micromonospora sp. NBC_01813, the following are encoded in one genomic region:
- the fdxA gene encoding ferredoxin: MTYVVTDECVDVQDRSCVEECPVDCIYEGDRMMYINPDECVDCGRCEPVCPVTSIFHLDDLPGSQAHFGPINAEFFGEIGTPGGARKIGRVGHDHPAVAGSGS, translated from the coding sequence ATGACCTACGTGGTCACCGACGAATGTGTGGACGTGCAGGACCGGTCCTGCGTCGAAGAGTGTCCCGTGGACTGCATCTACGAGGGCGACCGGATGATGTACATCAACCCGGACGAGTGCGTCGACTGCGGCCGCTGCGAACCGGTCTGCCCGGTCACCTCGATCTTCCACCTCGACGACCTGCCCGGCAGCCAGGCCCACTTCGGCCCGATCAACGCCGAGTTCTTCGGCGAGATCGGCACCCCCGGCGGCGCCCGCAAGATCGGCCGGGTCGGCCACGACCACCCGGCCGTCGCCGGAAGCGGCAGCTGA
- a CDS encoding NAD(P)/FAD-dependent oxidoreductase, whose product MTTEHEVDLAIIGAGPAGLYAAYYAGFRGMTVAIIDSLPEPGGQIAALYPEKDIFDIAGLPAIKGQQLVDSLLTQAATAKPTFLLGESAVELTNADDHVRIGTDAGSQVRAKAVLLTAGIGTFTPRELPVGNDYFGRGLRYFVPRLEELAGQDVVVVGGGDSAVDWALALEPYATSVTLVHRRPQFRAHERSVDQLHDSTVRVVTPYEVGAITGEPHLTSVTITEVRGDGREELPAQAVVAALGFIADLGPMQQWGLEMTNRHIAVDRAMRTNLPRVYAAGDITDYPGKVRLISVGFGEAAAAVNNLAPLVNPALSTVPGHSSDAA is encoded by the coding sequence ATGACCACCGAACACGAGGTCGACCTCGCCATCATCGGCGCCGGCCCGGCCGGCCTGTACGCCGCCTACTACGCCGGCTTCCGGGGCATGACGGTGGCGATCATCGACTCGCTGCCGGAGCCCGGCGGGCAGATCGCCGCCCTCTACCCGGAGAAGGACATCTTCGACATCGCCGGCCTGCCGGCGATCAAAGGGCAGCAACTCGTCGACTCCCTGCTCACCCAGGCCGCCACCGCCAAACCCACCTTCCTGCTGGGCGAGAGCGCCGTGGAGCTGACCAACGCCGACGACCACGTGCGGATCGGCACCGACGCCGGCAGCCAGGTCCGGGCCAAGGCGGTCCTGCTGACCGCCGGCATCGGCACCTTCACCCCGCGCGAACTGCCGGTCGGCAACGACTACTTCGGCCGCGGCCTGCGCTACTTCGTGCCCCGGCTGGAGGAACTCGCCGGCCAGGACGTCGTGGTCGTCGGCGGCGGTGACTCCGCCGTCGACTGGGCGTTGGCCCTGGAGCCGTACGCCACCAGCGTCACCCTGGTGCACCGCCGGCCGCAGTTCCGGGCCCACGAACGCAGCGTCGACCAACTGCACGACTCCACCGTGCGGGTCGTCACCCCGTACGAGGTCGGTGCGATCACCGGCGAGCCACACCTGACGTCGGTCACCATCACCGAGGTACGCGGCGACGGGCGCGAGGAACTACCCGCCCAGGCCGTGGTGGCCGCGCTCGGCTTCATCGCCGACCTCGGCCCGATGCAACAGTGGGGACTGGAGATGACCAACCGGCACATCGCCGTCGACCGCGCGATGCGCACCAACCTGCCCCGGGTCTACGCCGCCGGCGACATCACCGACTACCCCGGCAAGGTGCGGCTGATCTCCGTCGGCTTCGGCGAGGCCGCCGCCGCCGTCAACAACCTGGCCCCACTGGTCAACCCGGCGCTGAGCACCGTGCCCGGCCACTCCTCGGACGCCGCGTGA
- a CDS encoding fumarylacetoacetate hydrolase family protein, which produces MSAPAADARRETGEQTDTGIGTPTGLHLLATRRGLARVCGDGTAELLDLPYRDVAALLRAGAGLTPAADAPARQRLALDTLTADLVAPLGSTRAVWGVGLNYHCKARAAGRAVPTEPVLYLKSASAGSGPDATVTLPDQISAQPDYEGEIALVIGARMHRTPADQAWSHVAAITAANDLTARDVMTATANPTLAKSFPGFGALGASVLDIAAVADRDAIPVRTTVNGELRQEATTADLIFPVPQLLAWITRYVVLEPGDVVLTGTPAGTGQDRGSFLRPGDLVEVAVGGVLPLRTRFRAETSHPAPPAPPSHRKPQTT; this is translated from the coding sequence GTGAGCGCCCCGGCCGCCGACGCCCGGCGCGAGACCGGCGAGCAGACCGACACCGGCATCGGTACGCCGACCGGGCTGCACCTGCTCGCCACCCGGCGCGGGCTGGCCCGGGTCTGCGGCGACGGCACCGCTGAACTGCTCGACCTGCCGTACCGGGACGTGGCCGCGCTGCTGCGCGCTGGTGCCGGCCTGACCCCGGCCGCCGACGCGCCGGCCCGGCAGCGACTGGCCCTCGACACCCTCACCGCCGACCTGGTCGCCCCGCTGGGCAGCACCCGGGCGGTCTGGGGAGTCGGCCTCAACTACCACTGCAAGGCGCGCGCCGCCGGCCGGGCCGTCCCCACCGAACCGGTGCTCTACCTCAAGTCGGCCAGCGCCGGCTCCGGCCCGGACGCCACCGTGACGCTGCCCGACCAGATCAGCGCCCAACCCGACTACGAGGGCGAGATCGCCCTGGTCATCGGGGCGCGCATGCACCGTACGCCGGCCGACCAGGCCTGGTCGCACGTTGCCGCGATCACCGCCGCCAACGACCTGACCGCCCGCGACGTGATGACCGCGACGGCCAACCCGACGCTGGCCAAGAGCTTCCCCGGCTTCGGCGCGCTCGGCGCCTCGGTGCTGGACATCGCCGCCGTCGCCGACCGCGACGCGATCCCGGTCCGCACCACCGTCAACGGCGAGCTACGTCAGGAAGCCACCACCGCCGACCTGATCTTCCCGGTGCCGCAACTGCTCGCCTGGATCACCCGGTACGTGGTGCTGGAACCGGGCGACGTGGTGCTCACCGGCACCCCGGCCGGCACCGGTCAGGACCGGGGCAGCTTCCTGCGCCCCGGCGACCTGGTCGAGGTCGCCGTCGGCGGGGTGCTGCCACTGCGTACCCGGTTCCGTGCCGAAACCTCCCACCCGGCGCCGCCGGCTCCTCCTTCGCACAGAAAGCCGCAGACCACATGA
- a CDS encoding HpcH/HpaI aldolase family protein has translation MGTRTGVHTGRAALRERLRHGRRVVGTFLKLPGTDAIELAAQSGLDFVVVDLEHSGLDERTAAGQLRHAALLGLPALVRLAAVDPAQINRLLEAGATGVQLSTVRAGAQVAALRAAVRYAPVGRRSISLAHPSAGYGAGGLDAYLAAEAADPPLLVAQIETADTDDPLSELLTDAHGEPSVDVAFAGTTDLAVSLGLATTDDQAPLLRRVGEIADAARAAGVTLGGWAPAATDQTLHRYGLTGAGYLVAGSDLQLLGAGLRQLATDN, from the coding sequence ATGGGCACGCGTACCGGGGTGCACACCGGCCGGGCCGCGCTGCGCGAACGCCTGCGGCACGGCCGGCGGGTGGTCGGCACCTTCCTGAAACTGCCCGGCACCGACGCCATCGAGCTGGCCGCCCAGTCCGGGCTCGACTTCGTCGTGGTCGACCTGGAGCACTCCGGGCTGGACGAGCGGACCGCCGCCGGCCAGCTGCGGCACGCCGCGCTGCTCGGCCTGCCCGCCCTGGTCCGGCTGGCCGCGGTCGACCCGGCGCAGATCAACCGGCTGCTGGAGGCGGGTGCCACCGGGGTGCAGTTGTCCACCGTACGCGCCGGCGCGCAGGTCGCCGCGCTGCGCGCCGCCGTACGCTACGCGCCGGTCGGCCGACGCAGCATCAGCCTGGCCCACCCGTCGGCCGGCTACGGGGCCGGCGGGCTGGACGCCTACCTGGCCGCCGAGGCCGCCGACCCGCCGCTGCTGGTGGCGCAGATCGAGACCGCCGACACCGACGACCCGCTGTCCGAGCTGCTCACGGACGCCCACGGTGAGCCGAGCGTCGACGTCGCGTTCGCCGGCACCACCGACCTGGCGGTCAGCCTCGGCCTGGCCACCACCGACGACCAGGCACCGCTGCTGCGCCGGGTCGGCGAGATCGCCGACGCGGCCCGCGCCGCCGGGGTCACCCTGGGCGGGTGGGCACCGGCCGCGACCGACCAGACACTGCACCGGTACGGCCTGACCGGTGCCGGCTACCTGGTCGCCGGATCCGATCTGCAGCTGCTCGGCGCCGGTCTGCGCCAACTCGCCACCGACAATTGA
- a CDS encoding cupin domain-containing protein, giving the protein MLNPQLYRTSVNWDDIPATDVRPGVRRKVYATDEVVLAWHELSVGMDLNPHTHDDFDQLVMILGGRCNYYVDGVPHDMGPGSMLLVPRGAEHYVEPTEGPCINLDLFAPPRADFLAHAWRPAAQD; this is encoded by the coding sequence GTGCTCAACCCGCAGCTCTACCGCACCTCGGTCAACTGGGACGACATCCCCGCCACCGACGTTCGCCCCGGTGTGCGACGCAAGGTGTACGCCACCGACGAGGTGGTGCTCGCCTGGCACGAACTCAGCGTCGGGATGGACCTCAACCCGCACACGCACGACGACTTCGACCAACTGGTGATGATCCTCGGCGGGCGGTGCAACTACTACGTCGACGGGGTGCCGCACGACATGGGACCGGGGTCGATGCTGCTGGTGCCGCGCGGGGCCGAGCACTACGTCGAGCCGACCGAGGGGCCGTGCATCAACCTGGACCTGTTCGCCCCGCCGCGCGCCGACTTCCTCGCGCACGCCTGGCGCCCCGCCGCGCAGGACTGA
- a CDS encoding ribokinase: MTDIVVVGSLNVDVVVPLDELPAPGQTVLSSADHSRAGGGKGANQAVAAARLGRSVAMVGAVGDDPEGQWLLSLLAAEGVDTAAVLCAPRPTGQAIVLVTADGDSTIAVSSGANMWLSPDHLRPYAGLIGDAAAVLLQQEIAAEVVAAAVAAARGLVVVNPAPARPIDAATLARVDVLVPNRGELAALAGAGSSVAAAGAGDVDDLAAMARSLGTRGPVVVTLGSDGALVVTADREHLVPAEQVDAVDATGAGDTFCAALADALLDGVSIDDAARWATRVAAVTVTRPGAMASVPRRAEVLAAR, translated from the coding sequence ATGACCGACATCGTGGTGGTGGGCAGCCTCAACGTCGACGTGGTGGTGCCGCTCGATGAGCTGCCCGCCCCCGGCCAGACCGTGCTCAGCTCCGCCGACCATTCCCGGGCGGGCGGCGGCAAGGGCGCCAACCAGGCGGTGGCCGCCGCCCGGCTGGGCCGCTCGGTGGCGATGGTCGGCGCGGTCGGCGACGACCCCGAAGGGCAGTGGCTGCTCAGCCTGCTGGCCGCCGAAGGCGTCGACACGGCGGCGGTGCTGTGCGCACCCCGCCCCACCGGGCAGGCGATCGTGCTGGTCACCGCCGACGGCGACAGCACCATCGCGGTCAGCTCCGGGGCCAACATGTGGCTCTCCCCGGACCACCTGCGGCCGTACGCCGGACTGATCGGTGACGCCGCCGCCGTACTGCTGCAGCAGGAGATCGCGGCCGAGGTGGTGGCCGCCGCGGTGGCCGCCGCCCGCGGCCTGGTCGTGGTGAACCCGGCCCCGGCCCGACCGATCGACGCGGCGACGCTGGCCCGGGTCGACGTGCTGGTGCCCAACCGGGGCGAACTGGCCGCGCTGGCCGGTGCCGGCTCGTCGGTGGCCGCAGCCGGTGCCGGCGATGTCGACGATCTCGCCGCGATGGCCCGGTCGCTGGGCACCCGGGGGCCGGTGGTGGTGACCCTCGGCTCCGACGGTGCGTTGGTGGTGACGGCCGACCGGGAGCATCTGGTGCCGGCCGAGCAGGTCGACGCGGTGGACGCCACCGGTGCCGGGGATACCTTCTGCGCGGCGCTGGCCGACGCGCTCCTTGACGGCGTGTCCATCGACGACGCGGCCCGCTGGGCGACCCGGGTGGCGGCGGTGACGGTCACCCGTCCCGGCGCGATGGCCAGTGTGCCCCGCCGCGCCGAGGTGCTCGCCGCCCGGTAG
- a CDS encoding DUF397 domain-containing protein, whose product MNRQYKSSRSGSSGDCLEARHVGTIAQVRDSKDPAGPVLSFTAEEWVGFVYVIKTGKLRT is encoded by the coding sequence ATGAATCGCCAGTACAAGAGCAGCCGGTCTGGTTCCTCCGGTGACTGTCTGGAAGCCCGGCACGTCGGCACCATCGCCCAGGTGCGCGACAGTAAAGACCCGGCCGGGCCAGTGCTGTCGTTCACGGCAGAGGAGTGGGTCGGTTTCGTATATGTAATCAAAACGGGCAAGCTACGCACTTGA
- a CDS encoding type II toxin-antitoxin system RelE/ParE family toxin: MSWPLVYHPKAEAELKELPVRERVAIRHVADKLQATGPNLGHPHSSDIKIASNLRELRPRAGRSRWRAFYRQVGPAYVVGAIGPEANVNQRAFRKAVTAAEQRIDEVEDE, encoded by the coding sequence GTGTCGTGGCCCCTCGTCTACCACCCCAAAGCCGAAGCGGAACTGAAGGAGTTGCCTGTCAGGGAGCGTGTAGCGATTAGGCATGTGGCGGACAAACTGCAAGCAACCGGTCCGAACCTCGGCCATCCGCACTCCAGCGACATCAAGATCGCCTCGAACCTCCGCGAGCTACGCCCTCGGGCCGGCCGTAGCCGCTGGCGGGCCTTCTACCGCCAAGTCGGTCCGGCCTATGTCGTCGGAGCTATCGGCCCTGAAGCGAACGTCAACCAGCGAGCCTTCCGGAAGGCAGTCACCGCAGCGGAGCAACGGATCGACGAAGTGGAGGACGAGTGA
- a CDS encoding helix-turn-helix domain-containing protein, whose amino-acid sequence MKLSDLKSAARVNAEQSQDPEFRAEWNRTAFAHDVALRILRYRDEQGLTQTALARKVGMTQSVIARLESGDQPPSIPTLAKLSKGTGMDFNIRVSSGTVEVMAA is encoded by the coding sequence ATGAAGCTGTCAGATCTTAAGTCGGCGGCCCGGGTCAACGCCGAGCAGAGCCAGGACCCGGAGTTTCGTGCAGAGTGGAACCGTACGGCCTTCGCTCACGACGTCGCGCTTCGCATCCTGCGTTATCGTGACGAGCAGGGCCTAACCCAAACTGCCCTAGCCCGCAAGGTTGGCATGACGCAGTCCGTCATCGCCCGCCTTGAATCAGGCGACCAGCCGCCGTCCATCCCCACGCTGGCCAAGTTGTCGAAGGGCACCGGAATGGACTTCAACATCAGGGTCAGCAGCGGCACCGTCGAGGTCATGGCGGCCTAG
- a CDS encoding CehA/McbA family metallohydrolase codes for MAGWYRGDCHLHSTYSHGGELTPAQLAAAARAAGLDFVAATEHNTADAHDEWAGQATDWQYGVEDGPIDRHLDAVHRAGGLCVVAHPYAPYPTGTFEYPYQGFDAVEVWNGQWSSDLPWNADNEAGLADWAARLTADVHDGNWRPAIGNSDTHLAGQIGIPHTVVRADEFTATALLAGIAAGHSWITGSTDIDLSLTVSAGDRRAGIGERLDTGGAPATVRVEVRGVPSGAISFHTDRGTAYQVSLSADGAGSARWRTSAAQSAFVRVEIRHPDGQMAALTNPITLI; via the coding sequence ATGGCCGGCTGGTATCGGGGCGACTGCCACCTGCACTCGACGTACTCCCACGGCGGCGAGCTGACCCCGGCGCAGCTCGCCGCCGCCGCCCGCGCTGCCGGGCTCGATTTCGTCGCCGCCACCGAGCACAACACGGCCGACGCCCACGACGAATGGGCCGGCCAGGCCACCGACTGGCAGTACGGCGTCGAGGACGGCCCGATCGACCGGCACCTCGACGCCGTGCACCGGGCCGGCGGGCTGTGCGTGGTGGCACATCCGTACGCGCCGTACCCGACGGGCACGTTCGAGTACCCGTACCAGGGATTCGACGCCGTCGAAGTCTGGAACGGACAGTGGAGCTCGGACCTGCCGTGGAACGCCGACAACGAAGCAGGTCTGGCCGACTGGGCCGCCCGCCTCACCGCTGACGTCCACGATGGCAACTGGCGACCGGCGATCGGCAACAGCGACACCCACCTCGCCGGCCAGATCGGCATACCGCACACCGTCGTACGCGCCGACGAGTTCACCGCCACCGCCCTGCTGGCCGGCATCGCGGCCGGCCACAGCTGGATCACCGGATCGACCGACATCGACCTGTCACTGACCGTCTCGGCCGGCGACCGCCGCGCGGGAATCGGCGAACGACTCGACACCGGCGGGGCCCCGGCCACCGTCCGGGTCGAGGTCCGTGGCGTGCCGTCGGGCGCGATCAGTTTCCACACCGACCGGGGTACGGCGTACCAGGTGTCACTGTCGGCGGACGGTGCCGGCAGCGCACGGTGGCGGACCAGTGCGGCCCAGTCGGCGTTCGTCCGCGTCGAGATACGTCACCCCGATGGGCAGATGGCCGCCCTCACCAACCCGATCACGCTGATCTGA
- a CDS encoding PadR family transcriptional regulator gives MREPTFWILTALVDQPRHGYGVIQQVTKLSGGETRLLAATLYAALDRLAAEGLVQVDREEAVDGRLRRYYRLTSEGGAALAAETQRLSRKVATATRLLDALRPPAGPATVAFG, from the coding sequence ATGAGAGAACCGACGTTCTGGATCCTGACCGCGCTGGTGGACCAGCCCCGACACGGGTACGGGGTGATCCAGCAGGTCACCAAGCTGTCCGGTGGCGAGACGCGGCTGCTGGCCGCGACCCTCTACGCCGCGCTGGACCGGCTGGCCGCCGAGGGCCTGGTGCAGGTCGACCGGGAGGAGGCCGTCGACGGGCGGCTTCGCCGCTACTACCGGCTCACCAGCGAAGGCGGCGCCGCGTTGGCCGCCGAGACGCAGCGACTGAGCCGCAAGGTGGCAACCGCGACCCGCCTGCTGGACGCCCTGCGCCCACCGGCCGGGCCAGCCACGGTGGCGTTCGGATGA